A window from Corythoichthys intestinalis isolate RoL2023-P3 chromosome 10, ASM3026506v1, whole genome shotgun sequence encodes these proteins:
- the nanp gene encoding N-acylneuraminate-9-phosphatase: protein MDANPVKAIIFDLDNTLIDTNGAGRFAIQKTHALLKTTLALDDDTITNICEKFKQKLLQEKFDPAAGRSIDELRVGHWDESIKESMDSCSTPTLAAQCYYMWKNSRLELLCLSPEICNLLKQLRRKYKLLLLTNGNSQTQREKVEAVGCEAFFDRIVVGGDYAEQKPYPSIFRLCFDLLQVEAQDCIMVGDSLDTDIQGGFMAKVRATVWINNSGDAVPVGAVKPDYILSTVLDLDDVLAELN from the exons ATGGACGCGAACCCTGTAAAAGCTATAATATTTGACCTGGACAACACGCTTATCGACACTAATGGGGCTGGTCGATTTGCAATTCAGAAG ACCCATGCACTTTTGAAGACCACATTGGCTCTTGACGATGACACCATCACCAACATTTGTGAAAAGTTCAAGCAGAAGCTTCTGCAAGAGAAATTTGACCCAGCAGCTGGCAGATCCATCGATGAGCTCCGAGTGGGTCACTGGGACGAAAGTATTAAGGAAAGTATGGACAGTTGTTCAACACCCACCCTGGCAGCTCAGTGCTactacatgtggaaaaatagtcGATTGGAGCTACTTTGTCTGTCCCCTGAAATCTGCAATCTTCTAAAGCAACTTCGGAGGAAATATAAGCTGTTGCTGCTGACCAATGGGAATTCTCAAACACAAAGGGAGAAAGTTGAAGCAGTCGGTTGTGAAGCCTTTTTCGACAGGATTGTGGTGGGAGGAGATTATGCTGAGCAAAAACCTTACCCCTCTATCTTCAGACTGTGTTTTGACCTTCTGCAGGTGGAGGCCCAGGACTGTATTATGGTTGGAGACTCATTGGACACTGACATTCAAGGAGGGTTCATGGCAAAAGTGCGTGCTACAGTTTGGATTAATAATTCTGGTGATGCAGTGCCCGTTGGTGCAGTGAAACCTGACTACATACTTTCAACTGTATTGGACCTGGATGATGTATTGGCAGAACTAAATTAG